The Piliocolobus tephrosceles isolate RC106 chromosome 10, ASM277652v3, whole genome shotgun sequence nucleotide sequence ttcttttattttttatttcaataggttttggggagCAGGTGGTGTTTGCTTACATGGATAAGTTTTTCAGCGGTGATTTCTTAGAtttttgttgcacccatcacctgagcagtgtacactgtacccgaTGTGTAATCTTTCATCTCTCACCTGCCTCCCGCCTTCCTTCCAAGTCCCCAAaatccactgtatcattcttatgcctttgtgttttcataatttatctctcatttataagtgagaacatacaatgttttgttttccattcgtGAGACTCAGCTATTATGAATTCGTTTCTTTCAGCTATTTTATTGATGTAATATTCAATCTACCTCTGGGTTCCGTTAATtgtaattttaatgtgtttttcacTTCTAATAACTCTTCTCAgattgctcatttttcttttttctttcctttttttttggggggggagacagtctcgctctgtcccccaggctggagtgcagtggcgcgatctcggctcactgcaagctccgcctcccgggttcccgcaattctcctgcctcagcctcccgagtagctgggactacaggctcctgccacctcgcccggctagttttttgtatttttagtagagacggggtttcaccgtgttagccaggatggtctcgatctcctgacttcgtgatccgcccacctcggcctcccaaagtgctgggattacaggcgagacaCCGAGCcaggcctctttcttttttttttttttttgacagagtttttgctctcgttgcccaggctggaatgcagtggcatgatcttggctcactgtaacctctgcctcccgggttcaagcgattcttttgcctcagcctcctgagtaattcgGATTACAGTCAAGCGCCTCCATTTCcgactgattttgtatttttagtagagaccaggtttctccatgttgctcaggctggtctcaaactcctggcctcaggtgatccacccacctcagcctctcaaagtattaggattacaggtgtgagccaccgcacccagcccgatTGCTCTTTTTTCTTGGAAGACTCACTTGTTTTATGGATGCAAGTTTTCAACAAATCttactgaaaatgtaaattagataattgttgcttgtttgttgtctttttttgttgttgttattaggTTGGTTTGTTTctacctgtttctttctttcttttttcttttcttttttttctttttttgagatagagtttcactcttgttacccaggctggagtgcagtggcatgacgtctgctcactgcaacttccacctcccaggttcaagcaattctcctgtctcagcctcctgactagctgggattacaggcgcccgccaccacacccagctaattttttgtatttttggtagggatggggttccatcatgtttgccaggctggtttcgaactcctgatctcaggtcatccacccacctcagcctcccagagtgcaggaattacaggcctgagtcaccatgctGGGCCTTCCACCTGTTTCTTGCATTAACATTTAATGAGGGGTATTTTTCTCTGAATACACAGACTATCTCTCCCACTGTCTTGACATATGAAGGgcattgtttttctagtttgtcAATGATTTGTGTAATTAACgtttaattgctttattttagacagagacaaaaaaaggagaaaaatgagaattaGACTAAAGTTTATGtttattgaaaaatttctttgacAACTTAGAGAGTTAACTGTTTTCATAGGATTGTGATTAAATACGGGGAGACAGTTAAAGTCCCTACAGAGAAAGACTCCCATTGGAGGCCTGATTTGATAGTAAAGACAGCTTCTTACTACTGAGTGCAAGGTACTCCCCTTGTTATTgttctctatttctctatttctatttAGGAGGCGGACCCTTCTTCCTGGAGCCAATTTATTCAGTGTTTGAGAAATTCCATGGTATCCCTTTGCAGAGGTGAAAGAttccttttcctcatttattgCTAGGTTTACGGCACCTATAATAAAACATAGATTAATAAGAGAAGAGCATCCAAATTTGTTTAATAGAAGTTACCTGAACAAACAGACCTTGTTAAATTCTACTCAGCTTATTACCATTAGATTACACCCTTTTGTTCTCCAATCATACTTCTGCATAACTGTCCATAGAAATATTCAGTTTGCCCTGTGTCTTCATTTCAGAAGGTTCTCTTgtcataaaacatttatatgcttttgttttgctttttgtcttttgttgtagGGGTCTCAGTCATGAACCTTGTGATGGGCAAGGAAAAGATATTACTTTTTCTCCCCTACATGGGACAAGGGGAGTACGATCTAATGGTAACAAAGTGGAGGGAACTTAGCAAGGCtaatttgttcagattcttcttggcctctctgtgtctTCAAAGATAAGGATGTTTCTTTCCTCTGGGAAAGGATGCTTCTAGAATAAGGGTCTTATGATCTGCTTCAGGGCAGAAAGATGCAGAAAGGTGTGAGAGTGAACTTCCTGAtcctgctgttttctcaaatgccaagaaTCCATATTTTGGGGCTGCGTGTCCTGAACCTCATACGCCGCCTTCCAAGCACTGCATTATAGAACTGAAAGACTGATGAATGTTGAGATTAAGATCCACATTACCCCTTTGCAACATGTCTACAAAAACTTAGTAAAACTTTTGTGGCAGCTTAAGTAAGGCGGGAAGCTCATTTATGTACTCTCCTTGAGCTCTCTTCCATTTTGATAGGTGTTAGACCATGAGAACTGCAGAACCCTCATCATATAACAACTCCTCCCAAATCTCCGCACTAGAGACTTGGCAAACTCTAGCGTGCCTTCTAGTAGTTTAAGGCAAGGTCCATACGATGACTCAGCTCTACTTAAAATGCCAGCTAAGGAAGCCCAATGCTGCTAGGAGAATTTACTTTTTGTTCCAGTCAAAACTTGGTAACAGATAGGCTCCCGAATTCCTTTTAGAGCAGTTACTTTAGAAATCTTACAGttagaccaggtgcggtggctcacgcctgtaatcccagcactttgagaggccaaggccggaggatcacctgaggtcaggagttcaagagtagcctgaccaacatggagaaataccatttctactaaaaatacaaaattaagtatttaattaatgcacgtggtggtgcatgcctgtaatcccagctactcgggaggctgaggcaggagaatcgcttgaacccaggaggcggaggtcgtggtgagccaagatcatgccatttgcacaccagtctgggcaacaagagggaaacttcattaaaaaaaaaaaaagaaaaagaaatcttacagttaaattctttctctgccctTTGAGAAGCAAATCCACCACACAGAACTGTTTCTTCAAGGACTTGGGAGCTGTTTCTTTGAAATGCAAACATTCAGGGAGATAAATCTTGCTCTTTCTTTCATATGGAGCATAAGGACCAACTTAGCTGGGTGCTTCACCTCAACTATATCACCATGTCCTTCTGTCATGTAGAGAGGCGAAGTTTCTCTCCCCTGTGGATAAGGGCCAATTAACAAATCCAGAGGGACTAGTCACATTAACCTTCCTTAACACCACTCAGTATCTTTTCCTTAGCACACTACACTCTAAAATGTCATCGGCTTTACTTTTGGGGAAGTTGAGTTCAGTTCAACAGGAAACAGTGCAGCTGTTTCCTATTGCAATAGTATTACTGAATAAAACCTGTCCTCACCACATTAACTAGTATCCAGATTTGTTGATCTTTGACAACACACAGATGTCTCCTGCACTCTACGGGCTTCAAGGTCTGGTAAATGAGTTGAACACCTCTTCAGTTTCCAGCAATGTTAGGTGTTTTCTAtctttgatttgatcattactaTGGAAACTggaagagagggggaaaaaatccaACATCTGGCATAATATTTCAGTCCCAACACTTTCCATAAGCTGTTCCTTGCAATATAAGTGTATGGAATGATGAAAGAGGCAGTGTAGCGTAACAGAAAAGACCATGAGTTTTGCAGCAAGAGTCAGCTTTGATTTGATTGCTtgctctaaatttttaaaattagcttctTAAACCTGATAAAAAGACTaacttttctgtctcattttttcatttgaaaataaaaataataatgcctacTATATAGACTTGGAAAAGTGAGATTGAACAAGAAAACATGTGCAACATGTGGTTCCTAGCTCATAGTAATCGTTCagtaaataattgttattttgtgttattaatatttgataattctcaaagagatttgttttctctgtctctctgtgtgttgTTACAACAATGCACCTCCTCATGCCATCCCTCATTTACCTATCTGTATATTTCCTCTATTAGGCAATGTGTTTCTTCTTAGGTATAATTTTTCCTTGTATTCTAAGCTCCCACCAATTGAAAAGGTGGGCATTCTGTACCtgtttctgtaatttaaaaaatacatgaatacataCATGAACAAAGTTACAACAAAGTTATGGTAAACTTAGAGCACCAAAACTATAATAGTTTGCATAGGTTAAATTAATTAATGTCAGATTTAGTTGTGAGAGTAATGAAGGCAGCATAAGACATTAACTTatgcattttttcttatatttggtCTGAAACAAAGACTTATCTGCTATGCTACCTTTTAGTTTTCCTGAGTCAGCAGTCTCAGAAACAGGATCTAAAGGTACAAATGGAAAATTACCACAGCATAGTTTCATTTCCTGCTCTTGAATATCTGGCTGAACTACTTAAGCTTAATTTGTTAAACCCCAGTAAGTACCTATCCCACATGATTTGACTCAGAGATTCTCTTTCCTCCACAGGCAGTCATCTCAGGAGCAGAAAGAAGAGAGCTCCCAAATGCTATGTCTCTTCAGGGGCTCTCAAGAGCAATGGAATATCATCCTGATTTAGAAAATTTGGATGAAGATGGATATACTCAATTACACTTCGACTCTCGAAGCAATACCAGGATAGCTGTTGTTTCAGagaaaggtatatatatatattttttctaacgTATGCCTTTAGCTCTCCCATTTGAAAAGATCCAaggggaggccgggcacagtgcctcacgcctgtaatcccagcactttgggagcccgaggcaggtggattgactgaggtcaggagtttgaggccagcttggctaatgtggtgaaaccccgtctctactaaaactacaaaaattagcctggcatggtggcacacgcctgcagtcccagctacttgagaggttgaggcaggagaatcatttggacttgggcggtggaggttgctgtgagccgagatcatgccactgcactccagcctgggtgacagagcaagactccatctctgaaaaaaataaataaaaacaaacaaacaaacaacaaaacaaaacaaaaagatataagGGGAGAAAATTTGAGAGGCttgtgatgtgtacatttttATGGATATACTTTTAAAGGGCTTCAGATGTCACTGAAGATAATTTGAATGCACCCTAAactttttttcatgaaaattatTCAGTGACCAATTATtagtatttaaattaattatgtctGATGGCAGAAAatacaatttctattttatatagatatagacattTCATCAGTGAGGAATTGGTAATAAGTGGGATAATACACAAAGATAAAGGATTTCTGTATGAGTGACTTGTTGCTTGTTTGATAGAAAGGCTAGATTATTGAATGGAGGCCAGGAAACTTAAAGAAGTATATATATGAACAACATGTTTTTTTGTGGTAAGagattaaattgtttttaaacaaaaaacaattattgGTATACCAgtgaaggaaaatatattaatatatggtGGATAAAAACATCCCATCAGCAGGACTCGAGTCTTAAACAAAAAGTAAAcgaaatgaaatagaaagaagGGCTTTGGAGGACCTCTGTATTCACAGAATGGGTGATTTAGCCTACTCTTTGTGACACTTCTATGAAATGTCCTGACAGCTTAGTCTCAGTGAAAAGCAGAAATACATTCTGGTTATGGCAATGTTAATACAAAATTAGTTCCCTATTttctttgagagagagagagaccatttGTCGGTTTTAACACCAGAGTttgctttcttctgctttctgATTATTCACATTGCACAAATATTTTCCTCTCAGTCctgatgtaattattttcttggGCAACCTATTGAGGAAGGGTGGAAAAAGTGGGTGAGGCAAGAGGTAGGGAGACATGTGCATGTTTATGCATATGTATAGGCAAACGGTATCCTGTAACAACACGCCTATAATATGCTAGCAGTCTCTAAACAAGGTGCTTTTATACGTGTTAGCTCATTTAATTTCCACAATAATCCTTTGAGATATTATTACCCCAGTTTCACAAAGAGGAATAAAAAACAGCAAAGGGAGTAATTTGCCCTGGGTcatgcaataaacatatgaaaagggaAAATTACCCTTAGTAATCATTGCTCTCTTCCCAACATTAAGCTATTTCCTCTGAGAATCAGTGGGATTTCAGGGATCCTACTAATGTCATGACCTGTAGATATCAATGTGGAGCTGAAATTAGGAGCATACAGATATCAAGGCAATGTGCTGAAATTATAATTGAAGAAGAGGTATCCTTACCAGGGGAGAAAAACACAGCGAATCCTTGGTGACTAGGTAACCTAGGCAGTGATTAGTAATTCACTTTaaaatttgccagtattttttgttattgttgttttgtgttttgttttttgtttttttttttaacagggtatcgctctgttgcccatgctgctctggaattcctgggctcaagtgatcctcctgccacagcctccagagtagttggaactacgggagctcaccaccatgcccatctagttaaattttttctttctttcttttttttttttggtagggacaaggtctccctgtgttgcccaggctggtcttgagcttctggcctcaagcaatcctcctacctctgtcgaccttctgggattacaggtttgagccactgtgcaagGCCAGATTTTTGATGAACTGTAGAATTGAAGTGCCCCACCGTCCGTCACTCTCTTCCTTTATTCCATTTCTGCCCCCTCTGGCTCCTCAGGATCTTGTGCTGCATCTCCTCCTTGGCGCCTCATTGCTGTGATTTTGGGAATCCTATGCTTGGTGATACTGGTGATAGCTGTGGTCCTGGGTACCATGGGTGAGTATTTGGTGAGaagatcaacaacaacaacaacacagacAATTTAGTAAGCAattattctgtgccaggcactcttttaAGGGTTTGACATGCGTAATCTACTTTAATTTGTATGTAATCTGGTTTTGTCTGTATTGGGTTGGAGTTGTTAATGCCCATTTCACTTATAAAGGGTGTGAGAGACTGAGAGGTTATTTTACCTTTCCAGGGTTATAAACTAGTTAGTGGTGGGACCATGATTAGAAATTTAGGCGATCTGTCTAAAAACCTCATACTCTTACCTACATTGCTCTCCTACCTCCCTTGCATGGCTGGTTTCAAAGCTGTAGAATTCAAAGGATAATTAATTAATGGAAGCAAACACATGGAACTGAAGAAGAAAGTACAATATGGTGCTGTCTTCCTAATGAAATAAATTCACTAAATGGACATTAAGCTGTTTTTATGAGTTGCATTATTTAGGGAACTTGTTTCTGATCTTTAATATAAACACCTTTGAATAGACCAGAAATTTCCTGAGGCACTTGGTCTTAAGTCGATATTTTGTaatggatgaatttttttttagattttatatcaCATGCAATCTGTTGTTAAGCACCTTCAGAGAGTCTTCATGACATTCCTTAATTAGTCAGATGCACTTAGGCAAGTGCATTCTATGTTACAGGTACTGGGCAGTTTCTCAAGGATCTCTCATTTTTAAGTAatagaagaaagatgaaagatgTTGCTATTTCAAATCTGCCATGGGTCCAGTTGACTCTGTGACATTTGCCTCTTGCTGCCTCCctcattctatttcttcttctctacgttcttttttctttcttttttttaaaactatacctCCTTTAtgaaagttatttatttcttttcatctattctatcaatcaatcatcttTACCTCTCCACAGCAATATATCATCTATTTATCATTAATCAGTAATGTACTCTTTTATTCCAATAACATATGGGTTTCGggattttcattttcaaacatagaagaatgactttttttctgtCACTATTATTGTTGGTATATGAAGCTATTTGGAGACCCAATTCAGGAAGCAACTCATTGGAGAATGGCTACTTTCCATCAAGAAATAAAGAGAACCACAGTCAACCCACACAATCATCTTTAGAAGAGAGTGTGACTCCTACCAAAGCTGTCAAAACCACAGGCAAGGGCATAGTTGAAGGATGGAATCTTGATTCAAGAGGGTTAATTGTTGGTGCTgaggcctggggcaggggtgTAAGGAAAATATGCTTAGATTCAATGATTGTACATTTAAGGCAAGCACACATATTAGTATTAACTTAGTGTAATATATCCTTGTCATATATACAGTAAGGTGAAATTATAAGTACTGTATGCACTTGGCTGAACAGTTCTAAAttgactttattaatttttaaaatcagtaaccAATTTATCACTGGCTATGTGCTTAGATCTACAGGAGATCATATAATTTGATACAAATAAAAGTGTTCTCTCCCCTTAcagaattgacttttttttttttttttttttgagacggagtctcgctctgttgcccaggctggagtgcagtgcacctcacccggctagttttttgtattttttagtagagacggggtttcaccgtgttcgccaggatggtctcgatctcctgacctcgtgatccgcctgtctcggcctcccaaagtgctgggattacaggcttgagccaccgtgcccagcctcagaaTTGACATTTTTAATGCGATACAGTTAGAACAGAAAATATGAcattagaaaggaagaatgacagggagaaaggaaagaagggaaaatgttGCCAAGAATAAAGAagctatattaaaaatatacaaaagaggTAGACCCAATACACATGTTCCTGAAGACTCATCAAATTTGTTTAATCATACACTTTCATTTACTTAATTACAATTCTATATACACTTGATCTTTACTTCTAATTGCATCATAATTGACTATGACTTAATGTTTTCACTTCAGTTTTTCATCTCTGGACCCACACCTCCTCACTATTTTTATTAAGTAGCTAATAACATATAAGAGAGAGAGTGTGTAATATGAATAACTGACCTATACTTTTTTCATTTGGAAAGTCACATTCTAAAGTAGATCTTACATCATAAAATCAGTTAAGTAGCAATATGAAATTGCTGTGTACCTCAATGATTGATTGTGAGTGGAATTGTTTTAAGGAGTTATTAAGGAGAAAGGTAGTTTTGAGCTAAATTAGAAGGAATAGAagacaaatcaagaaaaaaaggatgGTTGGCTGCCTAAAATACTATTTATagctaattcatttttaaattctaaatgaaTAGGAATATTTGAAtgtattctcatctgtaaaatcataTCACTGTAGTTtgaattgaaaatgaaatatagTGATGGCAACTCATTGATTATTTCATAAGTGTCCTTAAGATGAATGGTGTTCACACTAAAAGAGTGAATTGGTGTGCTATGAATCTCATGGTACTAATCTTTTATTTCCAGGGCTTCTTTCCAGCCCTTGTCCTCCTAACTGGATTATATATGAGAAGAGCTGTTACCTATTCAGCCTGTCACTAAATTCCTGGGATGGAAGTAAAAGACAATGCTTGCAACTGGGCTCTAATCTCATAAAGATAGACAGCTCAAAGGAATTGGTAAGTGTAAACTTCTATTGTAATTTTCTGTGGTCTGTATCCAGAAGGAAAATAGAGGGAGATTCCAGGTAGTGACAATTTTTCCtaaaatgaagtctttttttttttttgttgaggcagaatctcactctgttgcccaagctggagtgccatgaagccttgacatcccaggctcaagtgatcctcccacctcagcctcctgagtagttaggactagaGGGGGCACCACCAtgctcatctaatttttttttttttttttttttcgtagagatggagtttctccatattgTCTAGGTtcgtgtcaaactcctgggcacaagcgatctgcccatcttgatctcccaaagtgttgggattacaggtgaaagccaccacactcggccaaaagtcatttttaatatcTCTATAATTATAATCATAGCATGCCTCAAGCACATACAGTGcataatatatacttttatttttattttaactaattttatttatttatttttaactaattaaaaaaaaaaaaactgtgtttcaCCTTAAAACAAATCCTTTCAAACACACTCCATGTATGCATGACTGCAGTAATCAGGCCGTTACCCATTTTTGTGCGTTTGTATTTCGATTGTTAAATTTGGTGAAGTAGAAAATTCTCCTCCTTGTCATCATAATTATCAAGAAAATGGCAACAATGATAATATATGTTTAGAAATTATTTACTCTTTGCAAGATACTGGGAAAGGCAAAGAGGGTTAAAAAATAACCCTGCTATCACAGGACACATATAatcttttaagtaaaaaaaacaacaactcagcagctattaaaagttaaatatctGGCATTGGCAATAAATGCTATAGGAGTTTAAAGAGATCCCCGTGTTGCTAAGAAGTTTTCAGAAAAAGTGGCACTTGAATGAAGGGTAGAGCTTAGATGAGGTACGAGAAGGGGTTTATAGGAAACACTCTACATTATAAATCTAAACCAGTCTATAACTTCTACATCTACTTTCactattctcattttgtttttgtttctgtaatgTCTTACCCAGtagtaataatttatattaaagttaATGGAACTACATGTATGGCAAAGAAAGAGTATTGGGTTACAAGTCTATCTGACTTTTAGGCCAGCctataattgaaaataaattgttatagATTTGTAAACAATTCAGATATCTTCACTGAATCTCAGATTACTTATTCATAAAATATGCAGTTGGACTAAATCATTTTTAAGTTGTTACCTAACTCTGAGAAGTATTTCTTAACAAAAGTAGCatcaatttatttcttcaattggAGAAGACAGTGGCTAATCATCCATGAAAGCTGCCTAGGGGGCCTGTCATCTGGGATTTTGTCAGATAGGTTGCATGGAGGCAGTACAATCTTCACATTATAAAtctattattttggaaaattaaatgataattactttaaataaataagataggCCTTTTGAGACATTCAATGACAGGTTGATGCCAGGTTAGGCATGCATTCTTTACCAAAGTGATTCGATCAGTTGCCTTTTTCTCAGTGTCCATGAGAgagtgtctgtctctctctttgttatatatttgtatatgttttgttACAGGGATTTATAGTAAAACAA carries:
- the CLEC7A gene encoding C-type lectin domain family 7 member A isoform X6; the protein is MSLQGLSRAMEYHPDLENLDEDGYTQLHFDSRSNTRIAVVSEKGSCAASPPWRLIAVILGILCLVILVIAVVLGTMGLLSSPCPPNWIIYEKSCYLFSLSLNSWDGSKRQCLQLGSNLIKIDSSKELISDQNHSYPRKPISKLCMDSCVSHL
- the CLEC7A gene encoding C-type lectin domain family 7 member A isoform X5, producing the protein MAIWRPNSGSNSLENGYFPSRNKENHSQPTQSSLEESVTPTKAVKTTGLLSSPCPPNWIIYEKSCYLFSLSLNSWDGSKRQCLQLGSNLIKIDSSKELGFIVKQVSSQPDNSFWIGLSRPQTEVPWLWEDGSTFSSNLFQIRTTATQENPSPNCVWIHVSVIYDQLCSVPSYSICEKKFSM
- the CLEC7A gene encoding C-type lectin domain family 7 member A isoform X3, which produces MSLQGLSRAMEYHPDLENLDEDGYTQLHFDSRSNTRIAVVSEKGSCAASPPWRLIAVILGILCLVILVIAVVLGTMAIWRPNSGSNSLENGYFPSRNKENHSQPTQSSLEESVTPTKAVKTTGLLSSPCPPNWIIYEKSCYLFSLSLNSWDGSKRQCLQLGSNLIKIDSSKELRWSFSILSRFVSNSWAQAICPS
- the CLEC7A gene encoding C-type lectin domain family 7 member A isoform X7; protein product: MSLQGLSRAMEYHPDLENLDEDGYTQLHFDSRSNTRIAVVSEKGLLSSPCPPNWIIYEKSCYLFSLSLNSWDGSKRQCLQLGSNLIKIDSSKELGFIVKQVSSQPDNSFWIGLSRPQTEVPWLWEDGSTFSSNLFQIRTTATQENPSPNCVWIHVSVIYDQLCSVPSYSICEKKFSM
- the CLEC7A gene encoding C-type lectin domain family 7 member A isoform X4; this translates as MSLQGLSRAMEYHPDLENLDEDGYTQLHFDSRSNTRIAVVSEKGSCAASPPWRLIAVILGILCLVILVIAVVLGTMGLLSSPCPPNWIIYEKSCYLFSLSLNSWDGSKRQCLQLGSNLIKIDSSKELGFIVKQVSSQPDNSFWIGLSRPQTEVPWLWEDGSTFSSNLFQIRTTATQENPSPNCVWIHVSVIYDQLCSVPSYSICEKKFSM
- the CLEC7A gene encoding C-type lectin domain family 7 member A isoform X1 — translated: MSLQGLSRAMEYHPDLENLDEDGYTQLHFDSRSNTRIAVVSEKGSCAASPPWRLIAVILGILCLVILVIAVVLGTMAIWRPNSGSNSLENGYFPSRNKENHSQPTQSSLEESVTPTKAVKTTGLLSSPCPPNWIIYEKSCYLFSLSLNSWDGSKRQCLQLGSNLIKIDSSKELGFIVKQVSSQPDNSFWIGLSRPQTEVPWLWEDGSTFSSNLFQIRTTATQENPSPNCVWIHVSVIYDQLCSVPSYSICEKKFSM
- the CLEC7A gene encoding C-type lectin domain family 7 member A isoform X2, encoding MSLQGLSRAMEYHPDLENLDEDGYTQLHFDSRSNTRIAVVSEKGSCAASPPWRLIAVILGILCLVILVIAVVLGTMAIWRPNSGSNSLENGYFPSRNKENHSQPTQSSLEESVTPTKAVKTTGLLSSPCPPNWIIYEKSCYLFSLSLNSWDGSKRQCLQLGSNLIKIDSSKELISDQNHSYPRKPISKLCMDSCVSHL